From the genome of Campylobacter concisus, one region includes:
- a CDS encoding histidinol-phosphatase gives MTVDLHNHTPLCKHAVGEPREYVQNAIKAGTKYFGFSDHAPMNYDEAYRMSFDEMQGYEDEILHLRDEFSGEIEILLGYEMDFLDRFMDERVFARKVDYLIGSVHFFNGWAFDNPEFIGGYEGKDLDQIWQEYFDHVERSAKLGKFDIMGHIDLLKLFKFLPKKDVRILAKNAVNAIKEANLVVEINAAGFRKPIGEQYPSLNLLELIAEKDITITFGSDAHAKEDIGKNGEICEQIARDLGYSKCAIFKNRDRELVKF, from the coding sequence ATGACCGTCGATCTTCACAACCACACGCCACTTTGCAAGCACGCAGTTGGAGAGCCAAGAGAGTATGTACAAAACGCAATAAAAGCTGGCACAAAATACTTTGGTTTTAGCGATCACGCACCAATGAACTACGATGAAGCTTACAGAATGAGCTTTGATGAAATGCAAGGCTATGAAGACGAAATTTTACATTTAAGAGATGAATTTAGCGGTGAGATAGAAATTTTGCTTGGCTATGAGATGGATTTTTTAGATAGATTTATGGATGAGCGAGTTTTTGCTAGAAAGGTTGATTATCTGATAGGCTCTGTGCATTTTTTTAATGGCTGGGCATTTGACAATCCAGAATTTATCGGTGGCTACGAGGGCAAAGACTTGGATCAGATTTGGCAAGAGTATTTTGATCACGTAGAAAGATCAGCCAAGCTTGGCAAATTTGACATTATGGGACATATCGATCTTTTAAAACTTTTTAAATTTTTGCCAAAAAAGGATGTTAGGATTTTGGCTAAAAATGCAGTAAATGCGATAAAAGAAGCAAATTTAGTTGTTGAGATAAATGCCGCTGGCTTTAGAAAACCTATCGGCGAGCAATATCCAAGCCTGAATTTACTTGAACTAATAGCCGAAAAAGATATAACCATCACCTTTGGCTCAGATGCTCACGCAAAAGAAGATATCGGTAAAAATGGTGAAATTTGCGAGCAAATAGCTAGAGATTTAGGTTATTCAAAATGTGCTATTTTTAAAAATAGAGATAGAGAATTAGTAAAATTTTAG
- a CDS encoding chemotaxis protein — MTQEELDALMAGGLDDELDETKEDTGQEVADVKEDTDEVTEVAEAIDTKDEPQSKSESNSKNAENYRVSADGVWPPPPPTEDHKMVHQLDDVTRDSEEKATQMFDKLETINNFFMDAESDSNSLKDTINSNIELFTTLSEKFPNIAAFSEALEKNNSLLGTIDNIIGNLQMGQDEIMMAMDMMQYQDIHRQKIERVINVMRALSKYMNTLFEGKIDDDKRVSSAVHIAGDTTTENLVSNDDIEALIESLGKK, encoded by the coding sequence ATGACCCAAGAGGAACTTGACGCACTTATGGCAGGTGGGCTAGATGATGAGTTGGATGAGACTAAAGAAGATACTGGCCAAGAGGTTGCGGACGTCAAAGAGGATACGGACGAGGTAACAGAAGTTGCAGAAGCAATCGATACTAAAGATGAGCCACAGTCAAAATCAGAAAGTAATTCAAAGAATGCAGAAAATTATAGAGTGAGTGCAGATGGCGTTTGGCCACCACCACCACCAACGGAAGATCACAAAATGGTTCATCAGCTTGACGATGTAACAAGAGATAGCGAAGAAAAAGCTACTCAGATGTTTGACAAGCTTGAGACGATAAATAACTTTTTTATGGACGCTGAGAGCGACTCAAATAGCCTAAAAGACACAATAAACTCAAATATTGAGCTATTTACGACGCTAAGTGAGAAATTTCCAAATATCGCCGCATTTAGCGAAGCTTTGGAGAAAAATAACTCACTTCTTGGTACGATCGATAATATCATCGGAAATTTACAAATGGGACAAGATGAGATCATGATGGCTATGGATATGATGCAGTATCAAGACATTCATAGACAAAAGATCGAGCGTGTTATCAATGTTATGAGGGCACTAAGCAAATATATGAATACCTTGTTTGAAGGTAAAATTGACGATGATAAGCGTGTTAGCTCCGCTGTTCACATCGCTGGTGATACAACGACTGAAAATCTTGTCAGCAACGACGATATCGAAGCCTTGATAGAAAGTTTGGGTAAAAAATAG
- a CDS encoding LysE/ArgO family amino acid transporter: MSAFWSGFFTSLSLILAIGAQNAFVLKQGIKKEHVFAVCLICALGDALLIFAGVFGFAKVLQKFEFFKQVAIYGGFIFLFVYSLKSLYGAFKNPKSLLPSAQHESKFSKIVLLTLAFTWLNPHVYLDTMLLIGSISTKFGDENIIFGIGASLASLFFFFSLGYGARVLAPVFAKEFSWKILEIFVGIIMLLIAFSLLFTKV, encoded by the coding sequence ATGTCTGCATTTTGGAGTGGATTTTTTACAAGTTTATCTTTAATATTGGCTATCGGCGCGCAAAATGCATTTGTTTTGAAGCAGGGTATAAAAAAGGAACATGTTTTTGCAGTTTGCTTAATATGCGCACTTGGTGATGCCTTGCTTATATTTGCTGGAGTTTTTGGTTTTGCAAAAGTGCTACAAAAATTTGAGTTTTTTAAACAGGTTGCCATATATGGTGGTTTTATCTTTTTATTTGTCTATAGTCTAAAGAGTTTGTATGGTGCATTTAAAAATCCCAAAAGCCTTCTTCCTAGTGCGCAACACGAGTCAAAATTTAGCAAAATAGTGCTTTTGACGCTTGCTTTTACTTGGCTAAATCCTCACGTCTATCTTGATACGATGCTTTTAATAGGATCTATTTCAACAAAATTTGGAGATGAAAATATAATTTTTGGCATCGGTGCTAGTCTTGCATCGCTATTTTTCTTCTTTTCTTTAGGATATGGAGCAAGAGTTCTCGCTCCAGTTTTTGCAAAAGAATTTTCATGGAAAATTTTAGAAATTTTTGTTGGGATTATTATGCTTCTAATCGCTTTTAGTTTACTTTTTACTAAAGTATAG
- the ccoS gene encoding cbb3-type cytochrome oxidase assembly protein CcoS has product MDSATLAMLVFISVLMGAFLLFGVLWGIKNKQFEDYRKFLDGANLDDEDALNEAYELELRKKEALKKRAKSNKDKI; this is encoded by the coding sequence ATGGATAGCGCGACACTTGCGATGCTGGTTTTTATCTCGGTTTTGATGGGAGCATTTTTGCTTTTTGGCGTACTTTGGGGGATAAAAAATAAGCAATTTGAGGACTACCGAAAATTTTTAGACGGAGCAAATTTGGACGATGAAGATGCGCTAAATGAAGCTTATGAGCTAGAGCTTCGCAAAAAAGAAGCTCTAAAAAAAAGAGCAAAATCTAATAAAGATAAAATTTAG
- the purE gene encoding 5-(carboxyamino)imidazole ribonucleotide mutase: MKFVSIIMGSKSDYEIVSETAKTLEKFGVKYELIISSAHRSPKRTSEYVANAEKKGAKVFIAAAGMAAHLAGAIAANTTKPVIGIPMAGSALSGVDALYSTVQMPSGMPVATLAIGKAGAINAAYLAVQILALEDDSLASALKADREAKIKALEEDSSKVEVIL, from the coding sequence ATGAAATTTGTTTCTATTATAATGGGAAGTAAAAGTGACTATGAGATCGTTAGCGAAACGGCAAAGACTCTAGAGAAATTTGGCGTAAAATATGAACTGATAATCAGCTCAGCTCACAGAAGTCCAAAAAGAACTAGCGAATACGTCGCAAATGCAGAAAAAAAAGGCGCAAAAGTCTTCATCGCAGCTGCTGGTATGGCGGCTCACCTAGCTGGAGCGATCGCTGCAAATACTACAAAACCAGTGATTGGCATACCAATGGCAGGTTCGGCTCTAAGCGGTGTTGACGCACTTTACTCAACAGTGCAAATGCCAAGTGGCATGCCAGTGGCAACTCTAGCTATTGGCAAGGCCGGTGCCATAAATGCAGCCTATTTGGCGGTGCAAATTTTAGCCCTTGAAGATGATAGTCTGGCAAGTGCTCTAAAAGCTGACAGAGAGGCGAAGATAAAGGCTTTAGAGGAAGATTCTTCAAAGGTTGAAGTGATACTGTAA
- a CDS encoding DNA polymerase III subunit gamma/tau: protein MQALALKYRPKNFDELIGQEAVSKSLIHALDEGRISHAYLFSGLRGSGKTSSARIFSKALVCEKGPTSKPCEVCPQCIMANESRHMDIIEMDAASHRKIDDIRELIEQTKYAPAMARYKIFIIDEVHMLTKEAFNALLKTLEEPPSYVKFILATTDPLKLPTTVLSRTQHFRFKQISRYSIIKHLEFILSKEGISYEKEALEILARSGGGSLRDTLTLLDQAIIYGANNVTANGVASMLGLLDPEKIEEIITHVLNHDKNAIRVLVSELESHDPEMIIDEILANLKQKFIENDSKISLLVYERFFRILAQAKGMLNVSSDNGFVLMLMLFMMIEALNLQDIDDAINEAISKNNENFTQITEVITQKSQAAPAKMQGPYELFLTKIYDKNYDLGEFFKEFVEFSFFNNNELGLIVNAKDENLEYFKKNWKILNEILRTLFGQNAKIVNAKSDEQKAQTKMPKASLENNEKSELDELDEEISRLNANNIETKNEPKTEIKSEPQNEKNNFALMLNKELKTPEELQRQREQGVLKEANRLFGEPTIES, encoded by the coding sequence TTGCAAGCACTAGCTTTAAAATATCGCCCTAAAAATTTTGATGAACTCATCGGTCAAGAAGCAGTTAGCAAAAGCCTAATACATGCACTTGACGAGGGTCGCATAAGCCACGCATATCTATTTTCTGGGCTTAGAGGTAGTGGTAAAACTTCAAGTGCTAGGATATTTTCAAAAGCTCTAGTATGCGAAAAAGGACCTACTTCAAAGCCATGTGAAGTATGCCCACAATGCATAATGGCAAATGAGTCACGTCACATGGATATCATCGAGATGGACGCAGCTAGCCACAGAAAGATAGATGATATAAGAGAGCTAATAGAGCAAACAAAATATGCTCCGGCAATGGCAAGATATAAAATTTTTATAATTGACGAAGTACATATGCTAACTAAAGAGGCTTTCAATGCCCTTTTAAAAACGCTTGAGGAGCCACCAAGTTATGTAAAATTTATCCTAGCAACGACTGATCCATTAAAGCTTCCAACTACCGTGCTTTCAAGGACGCAGCATTTTAGATTTAAGCAAATAAGCAGATACAGCATCATTAAACATCTTGAGTTTATTTTAAGCAAAGAAGGCATTAGCTATGAAAAAGAGGCGCTTGAAATTTTAGCAAGAAGTGGCGGAGGATCGCTAAGAGATACTTTGACACTTCTTGATCAAGCTATCATTTACGGGGCAAATAATGTCACGGCAAATGGCGTAGCATCGATGTTAGGGCTTCTTGATCCAGAAAAGATCGAAGAGATAATAACTCATGTTTTAAATCACGATAAAAATGCTATCAGAGTGCTTGTAAGCGAGCTTGAAAGCCACGATCCAGAGATGATAATAGATGAAATTTTGGCAAATTTAAAGCAAAAATTTATAGAAAACGACTCAAAAATTTCTTTACTTGTTTATGAAAGATTTTTTAGAATTTTGGCACAAGCTAAAGGTATGCTAAATGTAAGTAGCGACAATGGCTTTGTGCTAATGCTAATGCTTTTTATGATGATAGAAGCACTAAATTTACAAGATATCGATGATGCTATAAATGAAGCGATCTCAAAAAATAACGAGAATTTCACTCAAATCACAGAAGTCATCACTCAAAAAAGCCAAGCAGCTCCTGCTAAAATGCAAGGTCCATATGAACTCTTTTTAACAAAAATTTATGATAAAAATTACGATCTTGGCGAGTTTTTTAAAGAATTTGTAGAATTTAGCTTCTTTAATAACAATGAGCTTGGACTGATAGTAAATGCAAAAGATGAAAATCTAGAGTATTTTAAGAAAAATTGGAAAATTTTAAACGAGATATTGCGTACGCTTTTTGGACAAAATGCGAAGATAGTAAATGCAAAGAGTGATGAACAAAAAGCACAAACTAAGATGCCTAAAGCCTCTTTAGAAAATAATGAAAAAAGCGAATTAGACGAGCTTGATGAGGAAATTTCAAGACTAAATGCAAATAACATTGAAACTAAAAATGAGCCAAAAACCGAGATAAAAAGCGAGCCGCAAAACGAGAAAAACAACTTTGCTTTGATGCTAAACAAAGAGCTAAAAACGCCAGAAGAGCTTCAAAGGCAAAGAGAACAAGGTGTGCTAAAAGAGGCTAATAGACTTTTTGGTGAGCCAACGATTGAGAGCTAA
- a CDS encoding AbgT family transporter, with product MNKKNNSSILSFIENFGNKLPNPTMLFIYLSLITIIISFVLEKMGVGVSYQAIKDGQISQLNANVINLLSADSLRSFVSSVLKNFTNFYPLGVVFAIILGIGIADKSGLLSALMTKIALKSSKIWVTPIVIFLGVMSNVASSVGYVVLIPLGAILFAGFGRHPIAGLAAAFAGVSGGWSANLLIGTNDPMFAAFSMQAASVLNPDYVVLATANWYFMIASTFLIVFVGWFVTDKIVEPRLGKFDFLGDFSLKEHSDISAEQKRGLKFSLIALIVFVILLLVAILPSGSLFGAKGNESFMKSTFMHSIVVFMMLLFIVVGVAYGVGARTIKSSNDAIKFMEQSISELSGFLVLIFFAAQFTYLFNTSNIGLVLSIKGSIFLKEVGLTGLSLIIVFIFLIAFINLFIAVDSAKWAMMAPIFVPMFMNLGLSPELTQAAFRIGDSTTNIITPLMPFFVLIVAFMQKYKKELKIGSVVSIMLPYTVAFLISWTALMSFWYIFDLPLGPGAVIHYVK from the coding sequence ATGAATAAAAAAAATAATAGTTCAATCTTAAGTTTTATCGAAAATTTTGGTAACAAATTGCCAAATCCAACTATGCTTTTTATCTATCTTTCGCTTATTACGATAATAATATCGTTTGTATTAGAAAAGATGGGCGTTGGTGTAAGCTATCAGGCTATCAAAGACGGACAAATATCACAGCTTAATGCAAATGTTATAAATTTGCTTTCTGCTGATAGCCTTAGATCTTTTGTTTCGTCTGTGCTTAAAAATTTTACTAATTTTTATCCTTTGGGAGTAGTCTTTGCGATTATTCTAGGTATTGGCATTGCAGACAAGTCTGGACTTTTATCAGCACTTATGACAAAGATTGCCTTAAAATCTTCCAAAATATGGGTAACTCCAATCGTTATTTTCCTTGGCGTAATGTCAAATGTTGCTTCCTCTGTTGGCTATGTCGTGCTAATCCCTCTCGGAGCTATTTTATTTGCTGGATTTGGTCGTCATCCAATTGCTGGATTAGCTGCTGCTTTTGCTGGTGTTAGCGGTGGCTGGTCGGCAAATTTATTAATCGGTACAAATGACCCGATGTTTGCGGCATTTTCTATGCAAGCAGCTAGCGTGTTAAATCCAGATTATGTAGTATTAGCAACTGCAAATTGGTACTTTATGATCGCTTCGACATTTTTGATCGTATTTGTTGGCTGGTTTGTAACAGATAAAATCGTAGAGCCTAGGCTTGGCAAATTTGATTTTTTAGGTGATTTTAGTCTAAAAGAGCATAGCGATATAAGTGCAGAGCAAAAACGTGGCTTAAAATTTTCACTTATAGCGTTGATCGTTTTTGTGATTTTATTGCTTGTGGCTATTTTGCCTTCTGGCTCTTTATTTGGAGCAAAAGGTAATGAAAGCTTTATGAAATCTACTTTTATGCATTCTATTGTCGTTTTTATGATGTTGCTTTTTATAGTGGTAGGCGTAGCTTACGGTGTAGGCGCTAGGACTATAAAAAGCAGTAATGACGCCATAAAATTTATGGAACAATCTATTTCTGAGCTATCAGGATTTTTGGTTTTGATATTTTTTGCAGCCCAATTTACATATCTTTTTAATACCTCAAATATTGGGCTAGTGCTTTCTATAAAAGGTTCTATTTTTCTAAAAGAGGTCGGATTAACTGGACTTAGTCTTATTATAGTTTTTATTTTCTTGATCGCTTTTATAAATTTATTTATAGCTGTTGATTCTGCAAAGTGGGCGATGATGGCTCCAATTTTTGTACCAATGTTTATGAATCTTGGACTCTCGCCAGAGCTTACACAGGCTGCTTTTAGAATAGGCGACTCTACTACGAATATAATAACGCCTTTGATGCCGTTTTTTGTTTTGATAGTAGCTTTTATGCAAAAATACAAAAAAGAGTTAAAAATCGGATCAGTTGTTTCTATTATGCTTCCTTATACGGTTGCATTTTTAATTTCTTGGACAGCGCTAATGTCATTTTGGTACATTTTTGATCTACCACTAGGACCTGGTGCAGTTATACACTATGTAAAGTAA
- a CDS encoding GyrI-like domain-containing protein encodes MKIINLEDSFEIYGVKTRTKNEDEIGDKGKIPTLWSKFMNEYYDGKSEIYSVYCNYESDLNGHYDNFIGTRSSHKSDEILEIKSGKYAVFSFAREPQNVAKFWGEIWRYFESSELKRAYETDFELYSSDEIKIFISILG; translated from the coding sequence ATGAAGATTATAAATTTAGAGGATAGCTTTGAAATTTACGGAGTAAAAACTCGCACTAAAAATGAAGATGAGATAGGTGACAAGGGTAAAATTCCGACTTTATGGTCTAAATTTATGAATGAGTACTATGATGGCAAGAGTGAAATTTATAGCGTTTACTGCAACTATGAAAGTGATCTTAACGGACATTACGATAACTTTATCGGCACAAGATCAAGCCACAAAAGCGATGAAATTTTAGAGATAAAAAGTGGCAAATATGCCGTTTTTAGTTTTGCAAGAGAGCCACAAAATGTTGCAAAATTTTGGGGTGAAATTTGGAGATATTTTGAAAGTAGTGAGCTAAAAAGAGCCTATGAAACGGATTTTGAGCTTTACAGCAGCGATGAGATAAAAATTTTTATATCTATTTTAGGTTAG
- a CDS encoding DUF3972 domain-containing protein, translating to MQTYLGVDEFCKLVHLEREVIEDMINRGVLKTKEENGEILIEASEGTMSVVPSVSQNLSLQPQSQDGISFVEKTIGTILNLHEKVLDAKDETLETLRNENKFLKEALISMQELYDEDRKTVETLTKQLKISQDEVEFLKRKYKLMWNQAVENFNGQK from the coding sequence GTGCAGACCTATCTTGGTGTTGATGAATTTTGCAAACTTGTGCATTTGGAGCGTGAAGTTATCGAAGATATGATAAATCGTGGCGTTTTGAAAACCAAAGAGGAAAATGGAGAAATTTTGATAGAAGCGAGCGAAGGAACGATGAGCGTGGTGCCTAGTGTTTCGCAAAATTTATCCTTGCAGCCGCAAAGCCAAGATGGTATCAGCTTTGTTGAAAAGACGATTGGAACGATATTAAATTTACACGAAAAGGTACTTGACGCAAAGGATGAGACGCTTGAAACCCTAAGAAATGAGAATAAATTTTTAAAAGAGGCGCTTATTTCGATGCAAGAGCTCTATGACGAAGATAGAAAAACGGTCGAGACGCTTACAAAACAGCTTAAAATTTCACAAGATGAAGTTGAATTTCTAAAACGAAAATATAAGCTAATGTGGAACCAAGCGGTTGAAAATTTTAACGGACAAAAGTAG
- a CDS encoding peptidase U32 family protein encodes MLKRPELLSPAGNLTKLKIALEYGADAVYGSVASFSLRTRSAREFNLETFKEAIDYTHAKGKKFYATINAFPFNSQIEPLKRHLQTISAMKPDAFIIATPGVMSLAKAIAPDIEIHLSTQANVMNVLDAKIYHDMGAKRIVVAREMNLKDVIKIKEEIPTLDIEIFVHGSMCFAYSGRCLVSSVQSGRMSNRGSCANDCRFKYELYAKNEESGVLFRLEEDENGTHIMNSKDLCLISHIKEIVDSGVIDSFKIEGRTKSEYYAACTARAYKMAIDDALNDKFNAQIYENEINTLKNRGFTDGYLVHRPYERTDTQNHVSSLEEGTHQVNAISEDGEFFKCKYKIFPGNSYEIVAPIGSHIDDSENEISKVYSQEGKKFIKFKQLITKKGKIMSEIHSGNENEISLGVKLPKFSFLREKI; translated from the coding sequence GTGCTAAAAAGGCCTGAGCTTTTATCTCCAGCTGGAAATTTAACAAAACTTAAAATCGCCCTTGAGTATGGAGCTGACGCTGTTTATGGCTCGGTGGCTAGCTTTTCACTAAGGACTAGATCAGCAAGGGAGTTTAACCTTGAAACATTCAAAGAGGCGATAGACTACACACATGCAAAGGGAAAGAAATTTTATGCTACCATAAATGCCTTCCCTTTTAACTCTCAGATCGAGCCACTAAAAAGGCACTTGCAAACCATCTCGGCGATGAAGCCAGATGCCTTTATCATCGCAACTCCAGGCGTTATGAGTTTAGCAAAAGCCATTGCTCCTGATATCGAGATACATCTCTCAACTCAGGCAAACGTTATGAATGTGCTTGATGCAAAAATTTATCACGATATGGGCGCAAAACGTATCGTCGTAGCACGCGAGATGAACTTAAAAGATGTCATAAAGATAAAAGAAGAAATTCCAACTCTTGATATTGAAATTTTTGTACATGGCTCGATGTGCTTTGCTTACTCTGGTAGGTGCTTAGTAAGCTCAGTGCAAAGCGGACGCATGTCAAATCGCGGTAGCTGTGCCAACGACTGCAGGTTTAAATATGAACTCTATGCCAAAAACGAAGAGAGCGGCGTGCTTTTCCGCTTAGAAGAGGATGAAAACGGCACTCATATTATGAACTCAAAGGATCTTTGCCTCATCTCACACATTAAAGAGATCGTTGATAGCGGCGTCATTGATAGCTTCAAGATAGAGGGCCGCACAAAAAGCGAATACTACGCAGCTTGCACGGCTAGAGCCTATAAAATGGCGATAGATGATGCGTTAAATGATAAATTTAACGCACAAATTTATGAAAATGAGATAAATACGCTGAAAAATCGCGGCTTTACGGATGGCTACTTGGTGCATAGACCTTATGAGCGAACCGATACGCAAAATCACGTTAGCAGCCTAGAAGAGGGCACGCATCAGGTAAATGCAATAAGTGAAGATGGCGAGTTTTTTAAGTGCAAATATAAAATTTTTCCAGGCAATAGCTACGAGATCGTGGCGCCTATCGGCTCACACATAGATGATAGTGAAAATGAAATCTCAAAGGTTTATTCACAAGAGGGCAAGAAATTTATCAAATTTAAACAGCTTATCACCAAAAAAGGCAAGATTATGAGTGAAATTCATAGCGGCAATGAAAATGAGATAAGTCTTGGTGTCAAGCTGCCAAAATTTAGTTTTTTGAGGGAGAAAATATGA
- the glnA gene encoding type I glutamate--ammonia ligase gives MGKFVQNIDHFFNFCKENEVKFVDFRFTDLGGAWHSISYNIKAVTKENFINGIPMDASSMHGWQPIDKSDMIMKPEATTAFLDPFTSDITVVVFCDIYDIYKGQIYEKCPRSIAKRAMQYVKDSGLGDEAYFGPENEFFVFDNVKIIDSPNCAMYQVDSEEGEWNDATDFKDSYNTGHRPRRKGGYLMTQPIDSMVDLRAEMMQVLEQVGLEVFLGHHEVAQGQGEIGVKFGNLVEAADNVQIYKYVVRMVAHLNGKTVTFMPKPLYGDNGSGMHVHQSVWKDGKNLFYKEGNYANLSDFARHYIGGVLKHARSVAAFTNPSTNSYKRLIPGFEAPSILTYSSQNRSASIRIPYGAGEKSVRAEMRFPDSTANPYLAFSAMLMAGLDGVKHKYEPVGPMDENLFKLHLDEIRERGIEQLPHTLRGSLEALIRDNEYLKPIMTDLFIDTYQHFKFETQVWPYEARPTAYEFKTCFSC, from the coding sequence GTGGGAAAATTCGTCCAAAATATAGATCATTTTTTTAATTTTTGTAAAGAAAATGAAGTCAAATTTGTAGATTTTAGATTTACTGATTTAGGTGGTGCTTGGCATAGCATCAGCTACAACATAAAAGCTGTTACAAAAGAAAATTTCATAAATGGTATCCCAATGGATGCTAGCTCTATGCATGGATGGCAACCAATCGATAAGAGCGATATGATAATGAAGCCAGAAGCTACAACTGCATTTTTAGACCCATTTACTTCTGATATTACAGTTGTTGTTTTTTGCGATATTTACGACATTTACAAGGGTCAAATTTATGAAAAATGCCCTCGCTCAATTGCCAAAAGAGCAATGCAGTACGTAAAAGATAGTGGTCTTGGCGATGAGGCATACTTTGGCCCTGAGAATGAATTTTTTGTCTTTGATAACGTCAAAATCATTGATAGCCCAAACTGCGCGATGTATCAAGTAGATAGCGAAGAAGGCGAGTGGAACGATGCTACTGACTTCAAAGATAGCTACAACACAGGTCATCGCCCACGCAGAAAAGGCGGCTACTTGATGACTCAGCCAATCGACAGCATGGTAGATCTAAGAGCTGAAATGATGCAAGTTCTAGAGCAAGTTGGCCTTGAAGTCTTTTTAGGACACCACGAAGTCGCTCAAGGACAAGGTGAGATCGGCGTGAAATTTGGTAACTTAGTCGAAGCCGCCGATAATGTTCAAATTTATAAATATGTCGTTCGCATGGTGGCTCACCTAAATGGCAAGACAGTTACATTTATGCCAAAACCACTCTACGGCGACAACGGCAGCGGCATGCACGTGCATCAATCAGTCTGGAAAGATGGCAAAAATTTATTCTACAAAGAGGGCAACTACGCAAATTTAAGTGACTTTGCTAGACACTACATCGGAGGCGTTTTAAAACACGCAAGAAGCGTTGCAGCTTTCACAAACCCGAGCACAAACAGCTACAAACGCCTAATTCCGGGCTTTGAAGCGCCATCTATCCTCACCTACTCTAGTCAAAACCGCTCAGCTAGCATCCGCATACCTTACGGCGCTGGCGAGAAGTCAGTTAGGGCTGAGATGAGATTTCCAGATAGCACAGCAAACCCTTATCTAGCCTTCTCAGCGATGCTAATGGCAGGCCTTGACGGCGTAAAACACAAATACGAGCCGGTTGGTCCGATGGATGAGAATTTATTTAAACTCCATCTTGATGAGATCAGAGAGCGTGGCATCGAGCAGCTTCCACACACACTTCGTGGTAGCCTTGAAGCGCTGATTCGCGATAATGAATACTTAAAGCCAATAATGACCGATCTTTTCATAGACACCTATCAACACTTCAAATTTGAAACTCAAGTTTGGCCTTACGAAGCGCGCCCAACCGCTTATGAGTTTAAAACTTGCTTCTCTTGCTAA